A genomic window from Paenibacillus sp. FSL K6-0276 includes:
- the yfbR gene encoding 5'-deoxynucleotidase: MNYHFSAYLYRLQYIQRWSLMRSTAPENVAEHSFHVALLTHMLCSIGNVHYGRSLNAERAATMALFHDASEVFTGDIATPVKYNNPRLLASFRDMERVAAERLTGMIPPELQAIYKQLMQPEDGSPDSEDVLLHSYVKAADRLDAYLKCVWEVAAGNREFAAAKEQTAAKLRGLGLQEVDYFLIHMAPSFEMSLDELSAGN; the protein is encoded by the coding sequence TTGAACTACCATTTTTCGGCCTATTTATATCGGCTTCAATATATTCAGCGCTGGAGCCTTATGCGCAGCACCGCTCCTGAGAACGTTGCTGAGCATTCTTTTCATGTTGCCCTGCTCACACATATGCTCTGTTCCATTGGTAATGTTCATTACGGACGTTCATTAAACGCCGAACGAGCTGCAACCATGGCCCTGTTTCATGATGCCAGTGAAGTGTTCACGGGCGACATTGCCACACCTGTGAAATACAATAACCCACGACTACTCGCAAGCTTCCGCGATATGGAAAGAGTTGCTGCTGAACGTTTGACCGGTATGATTCCCCCCGAGCTTCAGGCCATTTACAAGCAACTCATGCAACCTGAAGACGGTTCTCCTGATTCGGAGGACGTCCTGCTGCATAGCTATGTTAAGGCAGCTGATCGACTGGATGCTTACTTGAAATGTGTGTGGGAGGTTGCTGCAGGTAACCGTGAATTTGCAGCGGCGAAGGAGCAAACAGCAGCGAAGCTACGTGGGCTCGGCTTACAGGAAGTAGATTATTTTCTGATTCATATGGCTCCGAGTTTTGAAATGTCTCTCGATGAACTCTCGGCGGGAAACTAA
- a CDS encoding citrate/2-methylcitrate synthase, protein MTATKGLEGIVATTSSISSIVDGVLTYRGYDIDELAEHATFEETAYLLWFGCLPTSPELEALKRDLSAFAQIPEQVIEQMKLYPKDANTMAALRSAVSSLALYDEAADDMSREANEIKAVKLQAQLPTIVAALSRIRKGLEPVAPKEGASIAENFLYMLWGKEPDSVSVKALDTALVLHADHELNASTFAGRVTVATLSDIYSGVTSAIGALKGPLHGGANEAVMKMLEEIGSLEAVEPFIRKKLDKREKIMGFGHRVYKNGDPRAKHLMKMSLELGTMKNDTTLYDMSVNIEQLITGQKGLRPNVDFYSASVYTQLGIERELFTPIFAISRTSGWTAHILEQYTDNRIIRPRAEYTGMVEQKYVPVDER, encoded by the coding sequence ATGACAGCTACCAAAGGCTTGGAAGGTATCGTTGCAACAACTTCATCCATTAGCTCTATTGTGGATGGTGTACTCACTTACCGTGGTTATGATATTGATGAACTGGCAGAACATGCTACCTTCGAAGAAACAGCTTATTTGTTGTGGTTCGGCTGTCTGCCGACGTCGCCAGAGCTGGAAGCGCTCAAGCGGGATCTCAGTGCTTTTGCACAGATTCCTGAGCAGGTAATCGAGCAAATGAAGCTCTATCCTAAAGACGCCAACACCATGGCAGCGTTACGGTCGGCTGTATCAAGCCTTGCTCTCTATGATGAAGCGGCTGACGATATGAGCAGAGAAGCGAACGAGATTAAAGCAGTAAAACTGCAGGCTCAACTCCCAACAATTGTGGCAGCACTGTCACGTATTCGCAAAGGGCTGGAACCTGTGGCTCCTAAAGAAGGCGCTTCCATTGCTGAGAACTTCCTGTATATGCTGTGGGGAAAAGAGCCGGACAGCGTATCTGTCAAAGCGCTTGATACCGCACTTGTTCTTCATGCGGACCATGAGCTGAATGCTTCAACTTTTGCTGGCCGGGTTACGGTTGCGACATTATCCGATATTTATTCTGGGGTTACCTCCGCTATTGGCGCGCTCAAAGGCCCGCTTCACGGTGGGGCGAATGAAGCCGTTATGAAGATGCTAGAAGAGATTGGAAGCTTGGAAGCGGTTGAACCGTTTATCCGTAAGAAGCTGGATAAACGTGAGAAAATCATGGGCTTCGGTCATCGAGTATACAAGAATGGTGATCCACGTGCAAAGCATTTGATGAAGATGTCGCTGGAGCTTGGCACTATGAAAAATGATACTACCCTTTACGACATGTCCGTAAATATTGAACAATTGATTACGGGGCAAAAGGGATTAAGACCGAATGTTGATTTCTATTCGGCTTCTGTTTATACACAGTTGGGTATAGAGCGTGAGCTGTTCACTCCTATTTTTGCAATTAGCCGGACTTCAGGTTGGACTGCGCATATTCTGGAGCAATATACAGATAACCGCATTATTCGTCCACGTGCAGAATACACCGGTATGGTTGAACAGAAATACGTTCCAGTAGATGAAAGATAG
- the ytvI gene encoding sporulation integral membrane protein YtvI gives MDRLVLKRLLRGLWVVLATSILLLAIYLLLPLLYPLLLAWLLAYIMHPLILILKGFKLPGWLAVSLSLLFYLGGTTLVLTAMITRLVKELIVLLQTFNLHTDQWRDLLLSWSQNVSIQNIINQINQFYRDNPDYHATIDSNISRTTETAGYAVTQVVTGFFNVILKLISALPSMGTILIVVVLAAFFISTSWERHNDKLTGWLPTAFLKPVSDIWRDLRRALFGYLRAQVILISITAIIVVIGLLLLGVKSAFAIGLMIGFVDLLPYLGVGIVMLPWALYSYMTDNLALGIGLSILYAVILITRQVLEPKVLASSIGLDPLAMLIGMFAGLQLFGMLGLIIGPVVLVVLVAFNRAGVFRALHSYIVSGRLR, from the coding sequence ATGGATCGTTTGGTATTAAAAAGACTGCTGCGCGGCCTGTGGGTCGTTCTGGCTACGTCCATCCTCCTGCTGGCAATCTATCTATTGCTTCCACTGTTATACCCCCTGCTGCTTGCTTGGCTGCTCGCATATATCATGCATCCACTAATACTTATTCTTAAAGGCTTCAAATTACCAGGCTGGCTGGCAGTGTCGCTCTCTCTGCTATTTTACTTAGGAGGAACCACACTAGTCCTGACCGCGATGATTACAAGACTCGTGAAAGAATTGATCGTCCTGCTGCAGACCTTTAATCTCCACACCGACCAATGGAGGGATCTCCTGCTGTCCTGGAGCCAGAATGTAAGCATTCAGAATATCATCAACCAGATTAATCAATTCTACCGAGACAATCCTGACTACCACGCCACGATTGACAGCAATATCAGCAGAACAACGGAAACTGCAGGTTACGCAGTCACGCAAGTGGTCACAGGATTTTTTAATGTAATATTGAAACTGATCTCCGCCCTTCCTAGTATGGGTACGATTCTTATCGTGGTTGTCCTTGCTGCCTTTTTCATTAGTACAAGTTGGGAGCGTCATAATGATAAACTTACAGGCTGGCTGCCGACAGCATTCCTAAAACCTGTGTCAGATATCTGGAGGGATTTACGCAGAGCGCTCTTCGGTTATCTTCGCGCCCAGGTTATCCTGATCTCCATCACAGCGATCATTGTCGTGATCGGGCTGCTGCTGCTAGGTGTGAAGTCCGCGTTCGCTATCGGCTTAATGATTGGCTTCGTAGATCTGCTGCCTTATCTCGGTGTAGGAATTGTGATGCTGCCTTGGGCGCTTTACTCTTATATGACGGACAATCTGGCACTAGGTATCGGACTATCCATACTCTATGCAGTTATTCTTATTACCCGGCAGGTACTTGAACCGAAAGTGCTCGCCAGTAGCATTGGACTCGATCCCCTTGCCATGTTGATTGGCATGTTCGCTGGTCTGCAGTTATTCGGTATGCTAGGGCTAATCATCGGACCCGTTGTCCTAGTTGTCCTTGTTGCATTTAACCGAGCCGGCGTATTCCGAGCTTTACACAGCTACATTGTTAGCGGCAGATTAAGATAG
- a CDS encoding FxsA family protein has product MIRSKWLWAGLFIIPAVELFGFIYVADQLGAFKTLLLMLTTSVIGLLMMRFEGKKVLQDSRTHMQEGRVPGRTMLDGLCIFFGGLLLILPGFVTDIVGFTLVFPLTRPLYRIFLLKWIEKKMKNGTFTFYRR; this is encoded by the coding sequence ATGATTAGAAGCAAATGGTTATGGGCTGGACTATTTATTATTCCTGCTGTGGAATTATTCGGTTTTATCTACGTAGCAGATCAACTTGGAGCATTCAAAACGTTGCTGCTTATGCTGACCACTTCGGTAATCGGTCTACTGATGATGCGATTTGAAGGTAAGAAGGTGCTGCAGGACAGCAGAACACATATGCAGGAGGGCCGCGTTCCTGGTCGGACGATGCTGGATGGTTTATGTATTTTTTTCGGAGGATTACTACTGATATTGCCGGGTTTCGTAACCGATATTGTCGGGTTCACGCTAGTTTTTCCATTGACTCGGCCTTTGTACCGTATATTTTTGCTGAAATGGATTGAGAAGAAGATGAAGAACGGCACCTTCACCTTTTACCGTCGTTAG
- the mdh gene encoding malate dehydrogenase has protein sequence MAIKRYKITVVGAGFTGATTALMLAQKELGDVVLLDIPQMENPTKGKALDMQEAGPVQRFDSHIIGTSSYEDAVDSDIVIITAGIARKPGMSRDDLVNINAGIVKSVCENVRHVAPESIVIILSNPVDAMTYAAFEALGFPKNRVIGQSGVLDTARYCTFIAQELNVSVEDVRGFVIGGHGNDMVPLVRYSSVGGIPIDTLIPADRIEEIVKRTRVGGGEIVDLLGNGSAYYAPAASLVQMTEAILKDKKRIIPVIALLEGEYGYDNLFLGVPALLGANGIEKIFELELTAEEKAALDKSAESVRGVTAILSV, from the coding sequence GTGGCAATCAAGCGTTATAAAATTACAGTGGTAGGCGCCGGGTTTACCGGTGCTACTACAGCTCTTATGCTAGCTCAGAAGGAACTTGGCGATGTTGTACTGCTCGATATTCCGCAGATGGAGAACCCAACCAAGGGTAAGGCGCTTGACATGCAAGAAGCAGGTCCTGTGCAGAGATTCGACAGTCATATTATAGGGACCTCAAGTTATGAAGATGCTGTAGATTCAGATATTGTAATTATCACTGCAGGGATTGCCCGTAAACCTGGGATGAGCCGCGACGATCTTGTGAATATCAATGCAGGGATTGTGAAGTCGGTATGCGAGAACGTAAGACATGTAGCGCCTGAATCCATCGTAATCATTTTGAGTAATCCGGTAGATGCGATGACTTATGCTGCATTTGAAGCGCTAGGCTTTCCGAAGAATCGCGTAATTGGACAATCCGGCGTGCTGGATACAGCCCGTTACTGCACTTTTATTGCACAAGAGCTTAACGTATCCGTTGAAGATGTACGTGGTTTCGTAATAGGCGGACATGGCAATGATATGGTACCGCTCGTACGTTATTCTAGTGTCGGAGGCATTCCAATCGATACATTGATTCCTGCGGATCGTATCGAGGAGATTGTGAAGCGTACACGTGTGGGTGGTGGGGAAATCGTTGACCTTTTAGGAAATGGTAGTGCGTATTATGCTCCTGCAGCCTCTTTAGTTCAGATGACGGAAGCAATCTTGAAGGATAAGAAACGGATCATTCCGGTTATTGCCTTGCTTGAAGGTGAATATGGTTATGACAACCTGTTTCTAGGCGTTCCAGCTCTTCTTGGTGCGAATGGGATTGAGAAGATTTTTGAACTGGAGCTTACGGCTGAGGAGAAAGCGGCTTTGGATAAGTCCGCTGAGTCCGTACGTGGCGTAACAGCTATATTATCTGTGTAG
- the icd gene encoding NADP-dependent isocitrate dehydrogenase — translation MLKLEKFDLPTEGEQITIKEGKLQVPNNPIIPFIEGDGTGRDIWKASKRVLDAAVSKAYGGTKQIAWYEVFAGEKAFNTYGEWLPNDTLEAIREYFVAIKGPLTTPIGGGIRSLNVALRQELDLYVCLRPVRYFEGVPSPVKRPELVDMVIFRENTEDIYAGIEYQEGSAEVKKVIEFLQNEMGVNKIRFPETSGIGIKPVSSEGSKRLVRAAIEYAIKHGRKSVTLVHKGNIMKFTEGAFKNWGYEVAEQEFGDKVFTWNQYDVIKERDGEAAANAAQKDAEAAGKIIIKDAIADIALQQVLTRPTDFDVIATLNLNGDYLSDALAAQIGGIGIAPGANINYITGHAIFEATHGTAPKYADKDVVNPGSVILSGVMLLEHLGWQEAADLIYKGMETAINNKTVTYDFARLMEGATELKCSAFADEIINHL, via the coding sequence ATGTTGAAACTAGAAAAATTCGATCTACCTACAGAAGGCGAACAAATCACGATTAAAGAAGGAAAGCTACAAGTTCCGAATAATCCAATCATTCCTTTTATCGAGGGCGACGGCACAGGCCGCGATATTTGGAAAGCTTCCAAGCGCGTACTTGATGCAGCGGTATCTAAAGCCTATGGCGGCACTAAGCAAATCGCTTGGTACGAAGTATTTGCTGGCGAAAAAGCCTTCAATACATATGGTGAATGGCTGCCAAATGATACTTTGGAAGCAATCCGCGAATACTTTGTGGCGATCAAGGGCCCACTTACAACTCCAATCGGAGGCGGTATTCGTTCATTGAATGTAGCATTGCGTCAAGAATTGGATTTGTACGTATGTCTGCGTCCAGTTCGTTATTTCGAAGGTGTTCCTTCTCCTGTTAAACGTCCTGAGCTGGTGGATATGGTTATTTTCCGTGAGAATACGGAGGATATTTATGCAGGGATTGAATATCAAGAAGGTTCTGCTGAAGTGAAGAAAGTAATCGAATTCCTGCAAAATGAGATGGGAGTTAACAAAATCCGTTTCCCTGAAACTTCTGGTATTGGTATCAAACCGGTATCCTCCGAAGGTTCGAAACGTTTGGTGCGCGCTGCAATTGAATATGCGATCAAGCACGGACGTAAGAGCGTAACGCTTGTCCACAAAGGAAACATCATGAAGTTCACTGAAGGTGCCTTCAAAAATTGGGGTTATGAAGTAGCTGAGCAAGAGTTCGGAGATAAGGTCTTCACTTGGAATCAATATGATGTGATTAAGGAACGTGATGGTGAGGCTGCTGCCAATGCTGCTCAGAAGGATGCTGAAGCTGCTGGCAAAATCATTATCAAGGATGCTATTGCGGACATCGCTCTGCAACAAGTGCTGACTCGTCCAACTGATTTCGATGTGATTGCTACGTTGAACCTGAACGGGGATTACCTGTCCGACGCTCTGGCTGCACAAATCGGCGGCATCGGCATCGCTCCAGGAGCGAATATTAACTACATTACTGGCCACGCCATCTTTGAAGCTACCCATGGTACAGCTCCTAAATATGCAGACAAAGACGTTGTAAATCCTGGTTCTGTAATTCTGTCCGGCGTAATGCTCTTGGAGCATTTGGGCTGGCAGGAAGCAGCGGACCTGATTTATAAAGGCATGGAAACCGCTATTAACAATAAGACCGTGACTTATGACTTTGCCCGTCTGATGGAAGGCGCAACCGAGCTGAAATGCTCCGCATTTGCAGACGAGATTATTAACCACCTATAG
- a CDS encoding SDR family oxidoreductase encodes MSNNKQTTKTLPPQEQHQQPGIESKMKPLPKYEPANYKAAGKLQGKAALITGGDSGIGRAVAVLFAKEGADVVISYLNEHSDAEETKRQVEQEGRKCILIPGDIGVETFCKDLIKQTVEGLGKLDILINNAAEQHPQAKIEDITSEQLERTFRTNIFAMFYLTKAAMPHLKAGSAIINTTSITAYRGSPQLLDYSTTKGAILSFTRSLSTNLAEQGIRVNGVAPGPIWTPLIPSTIDAKQVSEFGGTQPMKRPGQPEEVAPAFVYLASDDSSYVTGQIIHVNGGEVVNG; translated from the coding sequence ATGTCAAACAACAAGCAAACTACGAAAACCTTACCCCCGCAAGAGCAGCATCAACAGCCTGGGATTGAAAGCAAAATGAAGCCGTTGCCGAAATATGAGCCGGCTAATTATAAGGCAGCAGGTAAGCTGCAGGGTAAGGCGGCGCTTATTACCGGAGGAGACAGCGGCATCGGGCGGGCAGTTGCTGTTCTTTTTGCTAAAGAAGGCGCCGATGTAGTCATTTCATACCTGAATGAACACTCTGATGCAGAGGAAACGAAACGTCAGGTGGAGCAGGAAGGTCGCAAATGCATTCTAATTCCCGGAGATATTGGCGTGGAAACCTTCTGTAAAGATCTTATTAAACAGACGGTAGAGGGCCTAGGTAAACTGGATATCCTTATCAATAACGCGGCGGAGCAACATCCGCAAGCGAAGATCGAAGATATTACGTCTGAGCAGCTAGAGCGTACATTCCGTACGAACATTTTTGCGATGTTTTATTTGACAAAAGCGGCTATGCCTCATCTAAAAGCAGGATCTGCTATCATCAATACGACATCGATTACTGCTTATCGTGGTAGTCCACAATTGCTGGACTATTCGACAACTAAAGGAGCGATCCTTAGCTTCACTCGATCATTATCCACGAATCTGGCGGAGCAAGGAATTCGGGTAAACGGTGTTGCTCCGGGTCCAATCTGGACACCGCTTATTCCATCTACTATTGATGCGAAGCAGGTTAGTGAGTTCGGTGGGACGCAGCCCATGAAGCGACCGGGACAGCCGGAGGAAGTGGCTCCAGCTTTTGTGTATCTAGCCTCTGACGATTCGAGCTATGTGACCGGTCAGATTATTCATGTAAATGGTGGCGAGGTCGTGAACGGGTAG